A stretch of the Tachysurus fulvidraco isolate hzauxx_2018 chromosome 18, HZAU_PFXX_2.0, whole genome shotgun sequence genome encodes the following:
- the sox1b gene encoding transcription factor Sox-1b, with amino-acid sequence MYSMMMETDLHSPAPQTNTGAGHTGQNAAGKLSQERVKRPMNAFMVWSRGQRRKMAQENPKMHNSEISKRLGAEWKVMSEAEKRPFIDEAKRLRAMHMKEHPDYKYRPRRKTKTLLKKDKYSLAGGLLASSAGGGGVTLGMSTAQRLESPAGHGGGAGAASYAHVNGWANGAYTAAAAAAMMQEAQLAYGQHASAGAAHHHGHHPHHHGHHHPHHQHAASAQPVHRYDMSALQYSPMSNSPSYVSASPSTYAMQYTQHQSSVSAAAGAVGALGSLVKPEPSSSPPLSGASRAPCPGDLREMISMYLPAAEAGDAAVQSRLHALPQHYQTTAAAINGTVPLTHI; translated from the coding sequence ATGTATAGCATGATGATGGAGACGGACTTGCATTCCCCGGCACCCCAAACGAACACGGGTGCGGGGCACACGGGGCAAAACGCTGCGGGGAAATTGAGCCAGGAGCGCGTCAAGCGCCCCATGAACGCGTTTATGGTTTGGTCCCGCGGGCAGCGGCGGAAGATGGCACAGGAAAACCCCAAAATGCACAACTCGGAGATCAGCAAGAGGCTTGGGGCCGAGTGGAAGGTCATGTCAGAGGCGGAAAAGCGGCCTTTTATTGACGAGGCGAAGCGCCTGCGCGCCATGCACATGAAGGAGCACCCGGATTACAAGTACCGGCCACGCAGGAAGACCAAAACGCTGCTTAAAAAGGACAAATACTCCCTGGCTGGCGGGCTGCTCGCAAGTTCTGCCGGCGGTGGCGGTGTGACTCTGGGGATGAGCACAGCGCAGAGGTTAGAGAGTCCCGCGGGTCACGGTGGAGGCGCAGGGGCGGCGAGTTACGCACACGTGAACGGCTGGGCTAACGGTGCGTATACTGCAGCCGCTGCCGCAGCCATGATGCAGGAGGCGCAGTTAGCCTACGGTCAGCACGCAAGCGCTGGGGCCGCTCACCATCACGGACATCACCCGCATCACCATGGACATCACCACCCTCACCATCAGCACGCCGCCAGCGCGCAGCCCGTGCACCGCTATGACATGAGCGCGCTGCAGTACAGCCCCATGTCGAACTCTCCGAGTTACGTGAGCGCCTCACCGTCGACCTATGCCATGCAGTACACGCAGCACCAGAGTTCTGTCTCGGCGGCGGCGGGAGCCGTTGGCGCGCTCGGATCGCTCGTGAAGCCCGAGCCAAGCTCTAGCCCTCCCCTCAGCGGCGCATCCCGCGCACCCTGTCCAGGTGACCTGCGCGAGATGATCAGCATGTACTTACCGGCGGCGGAGGCTGGAGACGCGGCTGTTCAGAGCAGACTGCATGCGCTGCCGCAACACTATCAGACCACTGCAGCTGCCATTAACGGAACCGTCCCACTGACGCACATTTAA